The region GGCCAAGGCCGTCACCATCAGCGGCGTCGGCTTGCTGGATGGCACTGGCCTGGCAAGCAACTACTCGGTGACCAGTCCGACCGGCGTGACCGGCACGATCACGCAAAAAGCGCTGACGCTATCGGGTACGCTGTCGGCCAGCGACAAGGTCTATGACGGCTTGACTGCGGCCGCCATTTCCGGCGGCGCCGTCAGCGGCTTCGTCGGCACCGAAACGGTCAGCCTGTCCGGCTTGTCCGGCGCGTTTGCCGACAAGAATGCCGGCAACGCCAAGGCCGTGACGGTTTCCGGCGCCACCTTGGCCGACGGCAGCAACGGCGGCCTGGCCAGCAACTATTCGGTCGGCGCCAGCGCCAGCCTGACAGCCAGCATCACGCAAAAAGCGCTGACGATCACCGGCGCGACGGCGGCCAACCGGCTCTATGACGGCACGCTCAATGCGAGCATCAGCGGCGGCGCCTTGAACGGCCTGGTCGGTTCGGAAACGGTCGGCCTGGCCACCTTGTCCGGCGCGTTCGTCGACAAGAACGTCGGCACCGCCAAGGCGGTCACCGTCAGCGGCGCGGGCTTGACGGATGGCGGCAATGGCGGCCTGGCGGCCTGGCGGCCAACTACACGGTCGCCATGCCGAGCGGCCTGGTCGCCAACGTGACGAAGGCGACCATCGGCAGCTTGAGCAATATCACGACGGTCGACAAAGTATACGATGCCAGCACCAAAGCGACCGTCAGCGGCGCGACGTTCAACGGCATGGTCAGCGGCGACAGCCTGTCGCTGAGCGGCAGCGCCGTGTTCGCCGACAAGAACGTCGGCACGGCCAAGGCGGCCACCATCAGCGCCCTGACGCTGGGCGGCCTGGATGCCGCCAACTACAACCTGACACCGACGACCGGCAGCGGCACCGGCAATATCACGCCGAAAGCGATCACCGTGATTAACATGACGGCGCTCAACAAGGTCTACGATGGCAATACCAAGGCGACCTTGTCGGGCGGTTCGCTGAGCGGCCTGGTCGGCTCGGAAACCCTGGGTTTGAGCGGCTTGACAGCCAGTTTCGCCGACAAGAACGCCGGCAACACCAAGACAGTGACGGCGAGCGGTTCGGTGCTCGTCAACGGCAGCAACGGCGGCCTGGCCAGCAATTATTCGGTCACCGACCCAACCGGCTTGACGGCCAATATCACCCAAAAAGCGTTGACGGTGACGGGCATGACGGCCGGCACCCGGGTGTATGACGGCACGACGGCGGCGACGTTGTCCGGCGGCGCCTTGTCCGGTCTGGTCAGCGGTGAAACGCTGGTGCTCAACGGCGGCAGCGGTGTGTTCGGCGACAAGAACGCTGGCGCGGCCAAGGCCGTCACGGTCAGTGGCGTCAGCCTGGGCAATGGCACCGGCCTGGCCGGCAATTACACGGTCGCCAATCCGACCGGCGTGACCGGCACGATCACGCAAAAAACGTTGACGGTCAGCGGTGCGACGGCGGGCAACAAGGATTACGACGGCAGCACCAAGGCCATGTTGTCGGGCGGCACGCTCGATGGCTTGATCGTCGGCGAAACCTTGACACTGGCCGGCGCGTTCGCCGACAAGAATGTCGCGTCCGACAAGTTGGTCACGGTCAGTGTCAACAACGGCAGCGGTCTGGCCGGCAACTACGCGCTCAGCAACCCGACCGGTCTGACAGCGACCATCACACCCAAAGCCGTCAGCGTCAGCGGCGCGACGGCGGGCAACAAGGTCTATGATGGCAGCATGACGGCCACGTTGTCGGGCGGCACGCTCGATGGCTTGATCGTTGGCGAAACCTTGACGCTGGCCGGCGCGTTCGTCGACAAGAATGCCGCGTCCAGCAAAGCGGTGACGGTCAGTGTCGGCGACGGCAGCGGCCTGGCCGGCAACTACGCGCTCAGCAACCCGACCGGTCTGACAGCGACCATCGCGCCCAAAGCGTTGAGCGTGACCGGCATCACGGCCGGCAACAAAATCTACGATGGCAAGACGACTGCCAGCGTGAACACCCTTGGTGCGACGTTCGACGGCATGGTGGCCGACGACAAGCTGACAGCTTCCGCCAATGGCGTGTTTGCCGACAAGAATGCAGCGACGGATAAAACCGTCACCATCAGCGGCATCGCGCTGGGCGGTGCGGATGCGGGCAATTACAAGCTCGCCAGCACTAGCGCCACCAGCAAGGCCGATATTACGGTCAAGGCCCTGACGCTGAGCGGTTTGACGGCGGACAGTAAAACCTATGACGGCACCAAAACGGCAGCCGTCAACACCGCCGGCGCCAGGTTCGACGGCATCGTCAGCGGCGATGCACTGACGGTCGGCGCGAGCGCCGAATTCAGCGACAAGAACGCCGCGACGGGCAAAACCGTCACCCTCAGCGGCATCGCGCTGGGTGGCGCGGATGCCGGCAATTACAAGCTTGACAGCGCCAGCACCAGCGCCACCACCAAGGCCGATATTACGGCCAGGGGCCTGGCGCTGAGCGGTTTGACGGCCGACAGCAAAACCTATGACGGCAGCAAAACGGCAGTGGTCAACACCGCTGGCGCCAGGTTCGACGGCATCGTCAGCGGCGATGCACTGACGGCCGGCGCGAGCGCCGAGTTCAGCGACAAGAACGCTGCCAGCGGCAAAACCGTCACCCTCAGCGGCATCGCGCTGGGCGGCGCGGATGCCGGCAATTACAAGCTCGACAGCGCCAGCAGCAGCGCCACCACCAAGGCCGATATAACGGCCAAGACGCTGACGCTGAGCGGTTTGACGGCCGACAGCAAAACCTATGACGGCACCAAAACGGCAGCCGTCAATACGGCTGGCGCCAGGTTCGACGGCATCGTCAGCGGCGATGCACTGACGGCCGGCGCGAACGCCGATTTCAGCGACAAGAACGCCGCGACGGGCAAAACCGTCACCATCAGCGGCATCGCGCTGGGTGGCGCGGATGCCGGCAATTACAAGCTCGACAGCGCCAGCAGCAGCGCCACCACCAAGGCCGATATAACGGCCAAGACGCTGACGCTGAGCGGTTTGACGGCCGACAGCAAAACCTATGACGGCATCAAAACGGCAGCCGTAAATACAGCTGGTGCCAAGTTCGACGGCATCGTCAGCGGCGATACACTGACGGCTGGCGCCAGCGCCGAGTTCAGCGACAAGAACGCTGCCAGCGGCAAAACCGTCACCATCAGCGGTATCGCGCTGGGCGGCGCGGATGCCGGCAATTACAAGCTCGACAGCACCAGCGCCACCACCAGGGCCGATATTACGGCCAGGGGCCTGGCGCTGAGCGGTTTGACGGCCGACAGCAAAACCTATGACGGCACCAAAACGGCAGCCGTCAATACGGCTGGCGCCAGGTTCGACGGCATCGTCAGCGGCGATGCACTGACGGCTGGCGCGAGCGCCGAATTCAGCGACAAGAACGCGGCGACGGGTAAAACTGTCACCATCAGCGGCATCGCGCTGGGCGGCGCGGATGCCGGCAATTACAAGCTCGACAGCACCAGCGCCACCACCAGGGCCGATATTACGGCCAAGGTCCTGACGCTGAGCGGTTTGACGGCGGACAGCAAAACCTATGACGGCACCAAAGCGGCAGTGGTCAACACCGTTGGCGCCAGGTTCGACGGCATCGTCAGCGGCGATGTACTGACGGCCGGCGCGAGCGCCGAGTTCAGCGACAAGAACGCTGCCAGCGGCAAAACCGTCACCCTCAGCGGCATCGCGCTGGGTGGTACGGATGCAGGTAATTACAAGCTCGACAGCACCAGCGCCACCACCAAGGCCAATATTACAGCCAGGGTCCTGACGCTGAGCGGTTTGACGGCCGACAGCAAAACCTATGACGGCACCAAAGCGGCAGTGGTTAACACCGCTGGCGCCAAGTTCGACGGCATCGTCAGCGGCGACGCACTGACGGCCGGCGCGAGCGCCGAGTTCAGCGACAAGAACGCCGCCAGCGGCAAAACCGTCACCCTCAGCGGCATCGCGCTGGGCGGCGCGGATGCCGGCAATTACAAGCTTGACAGCGCCAGCAGCAGCGCCACCACCAAGGCCGATATTACGGCCAGGGGCCTGACGCTGAGCGGTTTGACGGCCGACAGCAAAACCTATGACGGCAGCAAAACGGCAGTGGTCAACACCGCTGGCGCCAGGTTCGACGGCATCGTCAGCGGCGATGCACTGACGGCCGGCGCGAGCGCCGAGTTCAGCGACAAGAACGCCGCGACGGGCAAAACCGTCACCATCAGCGGTATCGCGCTGGGCGGCGCGGATGCCGGCAATTACAAGCTCGACAGCACCAGCGCCAGCGCCACGGCTGATATCACGGCCAAGGCCCTGACGATCAATGGTCAGGTTGCCGGTAACAAGGTCTACGACGGCAACACGCAAGCGACGCTGTCGGGCGGAACTTTGAGCGGCCTGATCGGCTCGGAAACGCTGGGCATCGCCGGTCAAAGCGCGACGTTCAATGACAAGAACGCCGCCAGCCGCAAAACTGTGACGGTGACCGGCACGACGCTGGTCGATGGCACGGGCTCGGCCAGCAATTATTCGGTGGACAACCCGACCGGCCTGAGCGCGTCGATCACGCAAAAAGCGCTGACGGTCACCGGCCAGCTGGCTGGCAACAAGGTCTACGATGGCAATGTGCAAGCGACGCTGTCGGGTGGCGCGTTGACGGGCCTGGTTGGCTCTGAAACGCTGGTCATTGGCGGTCAGACCGCAGTGTTCGGCGACCAGAACGCCGCCAACG is a window of Janthinobacterium sp. J1-1 DNA encoding:
- a CDS encoding YDG domain-containing protein, with the protein product MPSGLVANVTKATIGSLSNITTVDKVYDASTKATVSGATFNGMVSGDSLSLSGSAVFADKNVGTAKAATISALTLGGLDAANYNLTPTTGSGTGNITPKAITVINMTALNKVYDGNTKATLSGGSLSGLVGSETLGLSGLTASFADKNAGNTKTVTASGSVLVNGSNGGLASNYSVTDPTGLTANITQKALTVTGMTAGTRVYDGTTAATLSGGALSGLVSGETLVLNGGSGVFGDKNAGAAKAVTVSGVSLGNGTGLAGNYTVANPTGVTGTITQKTLTVSGATAGNKDYDGSTKAMLSGGTLDGLIVGETLTLAGAFADKNVASDKLVTVSVNNGSGLAGNYALSNPTGLTATITPKAVSVSGATAGNKVYDGSMTATLSGGTLDGLIVGETLTLAGAFVDKNAASSKAVTVSVGDGSGLAGNYALSNPTGLTATIAPKALSVTGITAGNKIYDGKTTASVNTLGATFDGMVADDKLTASANGVFADKNAATDKTVTISGIALGGADAGNYKLASTSATSKADITVKALTLSGLTADSKTYDGTKTAAVNTAGARFDGIVSGDALTVGASAEFSDKNAATGKTVTLSGIALGGADAGNYKLDSASTSATTKADITARGLALSGLTADSKTYDGSKTAVVNTAGARFDGIVSGDALTAGASAEFSDKNAASGKTVTLSGIALGGADAGNYKLDSASSSATTKADITAKTLTLSGLTADSKTYDGTKTAAVNTAGARFDGIVSGDALTAGANADFSDKNAATGKTVTISGIALGGADAGNYKLDSASSSATTKADITAKTLTLSGLTADSKTYDGIKTAAVNTAGAKFDGIVSGDTLTAGASAEFSDKNAASGKTVTISGIALGGADAGNYKLDSTSATTRADITARGLALSGLTADSKTYDGTKTAAVNTAGARFDGIVSGDALTAGASAEFSDKNAATGKTVTISGIALGGADAGNYKLDSTSATTRADITAKVLTLSGLTADSKTYDGTKAAVVNTVGARFDGIVSGDVLTAGASAEFSDKNAASGKTVTLSGIALGGTDAGNYKLDSTSATTKANITARVLTLSGLTADSKTYDGTKAAVVNTAGAKFDGIVSGDALTAGASAEFSDKNAASGKTVTLSGIALGGADAGNYKLDSASSSATTKADITARGLTLSGLTADSKTYDGSKTAVVNTAGARFDGIVSGDALTAGASAEFSDKNAATGKTVTISGIALGGADAGNYKLDSTSASATADITAKALTINGQVAGNKVYDGNTQATLSGGTLSGLIGSETLGIAGQSATFNDKNAASRKTVTVTGTTLVDGTGSASNYSVDNPTGLSASITQKALTVTGQLAGNKVYDGNVQATLSGGALTGLVGSETLVIGGQTAVFGDQNAANGKTVTVTGTTLGDTANGLASNYSVSNPTGLTASITQKALTVTSQLAGNKVYDGNAAATLSGGTLNGLIGLETLGIAGQTAVFSDKNAANGKTVTVTGTTLVDTSTGLASNYSVSNPTGLTASITAKALTVTGQLAGNKVYDGNTAAQLSGGTLSGLVAGETLVIGGQNATFADKNAGTAKAVTVTGTTLVDTANGLASNYTVSNPTGLTASITAKALTVTGQLAGNKVYDGNAQASLSGGALSGLVAGETLGFGGQNAVFSDKNAANGKTVTVTGTTLVDTATGLASNYTVSNPTGLTASITAKALMVTGQLAGNKVYDGNAQASLSGGALSGLVAGETLGFGGQNAVFSDKNAANGKTVTVTGTTLLDTANGLASNYTVSNPTGLTASITAKALTVTGQLAGNKVYDGTAQASLSGGALSGLVAGETLVIGGQNATFADKNAGTAKAVTVTGTTLVDTSTGLARNYTVSNPTGLTASITPKALTVAGQLATNKVYDGTTAAPLSGGVLAGLVAGESLGLAGQTAKFADKNAATAKAVTVTGTTLVDTSTGLASNYTISNPTGLTASITPASLLVRATGAASRVYDTTTNASVTLGDNRIAGDVLTISNSGASFADKNAGTNKTVTVNGIALGGADAGNYIVNTTATTTASITQAALGVKVDNAEKDQGRANPAFTASYTGLLGGDTLANEVSGNLAFTTPATTGSPSGSYVVSAAGQASTNYALTYTPGVLTVNPTEALQSAVASVIAAVNVAPSQGNMVQAEVVAKGETVTSKEDAVQVAVEGSQPQQQGSAPVVQTTASVNSNVLPGLRLNVIDTGLRLPVGTGNSSVESE